Below is a window of Demequina muriae DNA.
CATTGGGAGCCGGTCGCGCCCGCCTTGGCATCCCAGGCGCCGATGACCAGGCGCGGGATGCGCGCGGCGAGCAGAGCGCCCGCGCACATCACGCACGGCTCCAGGGTGACGACGAGGGTGCAGTCGTCGAGGCGCCACGTCCCGCGCGCGGCCGCCGCCTCCCGCAGCGCGAGGACCTCAGCGTGAGCGGTCGGGTCGTGAGCCACCTCGCGGTGATTGAAGCCGCGGCCGATGACGGCGCCGGTCGCGTCGAGCACCACCGCACCCACGGGAACATCTCCGGCGGCCGATGCGCGCTCGGCGAGCGCGAGCGCCTCGCCCATCGCGCCACTCCAGTCGGTGCGGTCCCAGCCGGCACGGTCCCTGTCGCTCACCGTGCCAGGCTACCCGCGCATCGGTCGCCGTCCGCTGGGGGAAGGGCCGCGCGGCCCGGTAAAGTCGAGCCATGCAGCTCCACGTCGCGGACCACCCGCTCATTCGCCACAAGGTCACGGTCCTCCGGGACAAGCAGACTCCGTCGCCCACGTTCCGGCTGCTGGTCGACGAACTGGTGACCCTGCTCGCGTACGAGGCCACGCGGCATGTGCGCGTGACGGAGTGCGAGGTGGAGACGCCGCTCACCTCGACCACCGGCACCAAGATCGCGGACCCCGCGCCGCTGATCGTGCCGATCCTGCGCGCCGGCCTGGGGATGCTCGACGGCATGACCCGACTGATCCCGAGTGCGGAGGTGGGCTTCCTGGGCCTCAAGCGCGACGAGGAGACCCTCGAGGCCATCACGTACGCGAACCGGCTGCCGGACGACCTCACGGGCCGTCAGGTGTTCCTCATCGACCCGATGCTCGCGACCGGCGGCTCGCTGGTCGCGGCCATCGAGTACGCGCTCGAGCGCGGCGCGACGGACGTGACGTGCGTGTGCCTGCTGGCCGCGCCCGAGGGGATCGAGCATGTGCGGGTGTCCCTGGGCGATCGCGCCGACGTCAAGGTCGTCGTGGCGCAGGTCGACGAGCGTCTGAACGAGATGGGCTACATCGTGCCCGGGCTCGGCGACGCGGGCGACCGCCTGTACGGCATCGTCGACCTCTAGACGCGCGGGCTCCGCCGCGTCTCGTCGCGGCCGGTGACCTCGCGGAGACGCTTCGCGTCCGCACCCGCGCCGCTGGGGCGATGTCAGACCCCGGTGAGACGCTGTGAGGGTGACTCAGGACACGCAGATGAGACGCCGTCCCCAGGGACTTCGGGTCCCTGTGGACGACACGCCGCGCTGTCCACAGGCTTTGCACAGGGTTATCCACACGACCACAAGATGTGGTGTCAATCACCCCGACTCACCCCCATATCTTGTTGCACACGGGTGTAATTCGGGTTACTGTCGTCACACGCTTCGCGCTCTTGACGGGGTCCCTCGCGAGGGGATCCCGCCCCGGCCCCAGCACTCCAACGTCAGCACCAATCACCGAGGCCGCAGGCCGCACTACAGCTCGAACTTGAGAAGCTCGAACGCAAGGGGAGAATCGTGACCATCACGGAGAACACCGCCCAGTCCGGCG
It encodes the following:
- the upp gene encoding uracil phosphoribosyltransferase, whose translation is MQLHVADHPLIRHKVTVLRDKQTPSPTFRLLVDELVTLLAYEATRHVRVTECEVETPLTSTTGTKIADPAPLIVPILRAGLGMLDGMTRLIPSAEVGFLGLKRDEETLEAITYANRLPDDLTGRQVFLIDPMLATGGSLVAAIEYALERGATDVTCVCLLAAPEGIEHVRVSLGDRADVKVVVAQVDERLNEMGYIVPGLGDAGDRLYGIVDL
- the tadA gene encoding tRNA adenosine(34) deaminase TadA — translated: MSDRDRAGWDRTDWSGAMGEALALAERASAAGDVPVGAVVLDATGAVIGRGFNHREVAHDPTAHAEVLALREAAAARGTWRLDDCTLVVTLEPCVMCAGALLAARIPRLVIGAWDAKAGATGSQWDLVRDARIGAKVEVVSGVRAAESSSLLSAFFEARR